A single region of the Pseudomonas solani genome encodes:
- a CDS encoding DUF5064 family protein, with translation MATFEPGHLHIERHALNEHDFSYNLCIDYEVTTDPKEGKGMLFTVHGSIFNKELKESFFLPKDLAYNFASNITKIAEKYGIPKAMSSIGSMHKHYDAMFEDVRAQLNMKSGDPVNPEHLE, from the coding sequence ATGGCGACATTCGAACCCGGCCACCTGCATATCGAGCGTCATGCGCTGAACGAGCACGACTTCAGTTACAACCTGTGCATCGACTACGAGGTCACCACGGACCCCAAGGAAGGCAAAGGCATGCTCTTCACCGTCCATGGCAGCATCTTCAACAAGGAACTGAAGGAGTCCTTCTTCCTGCCCAAGGACCTGGCCTATAACTTCGCCAGCAACATCACCAAGATCGCCGAAAAATACGGCATTCCCAAAGCCATGAGCAGCATTGGCTCGATGCACAAACACTACGATGCGATGTTCGAAGATGTGCGCGCGCAGTTGAACATGAAGTCCGGCGACCCGGTCAACCCCGAGCACCTGGAATAA
- a CDS encoding TetR/AcrR family transcriptional regulator, with product MSKTPQRARDTYHVGNLAPQLLDAAREMLEEVGPSKLSLRAVSERVGVSSTAAYHHYANRAELVGQLAAQGFRELGAVLRIEDGGSTGLQKLRDASLAYFSFARANPALYQLMFGPELASGEMPLDYIEARDRAFGELRRIIAEILGQGMDSAEVRRAALAGWSYTHGLASLVIHGVLQFPAGTTDARFVDSTLQGFEHLFNAGGGVGSGT from the coding sequence ATGAGCAAGACACCTCAACGCGCCCGCGACACCTACCACGTCGGCAATCTCGCCCCGCAACTGCTCGATGCCGCGCGGGAGATGCTTGAGGAAGTGGGCCCCAGCAAGCTGTCGCTGCGGGCGGTTTCGGAGCGGGTGGGGGTGAGTTCGACGGCCGCCTACCACCACTACGCCAACCGCGCCGAGCTGGTGGGCCAGTTGGCGGCCCAGGGCTTTCGTGAATTGGGCGCCGTGCTGCGTATCGAAGATGGCGGCAGCACCGGCCTGCAGAAACTGCGTGACGCCAGCCTGGCCTACTTCAGTTTCGCCCGGGCCAACCCGGCGCTGTACCAGTTGATGTTCGGCCCGGAGCTGGCCAGCGGCGAGATGCCGCTCGACTACATCGAGGCGCGGGACCGGGCCTTTGGCGAGCTGCGGCGGATCATCGCCGAGATCCTCGGCCAGGGCATGGACAGCGCCGAGGTTCGCCGCGCCGCGCTGGCGGGCTGGTCCTACACCCATGGCCTGGCGTCGCTGGTGATCCACGGCGTGTTGCAATTCCCGGCCGGCACCACCGACGCACGCTTCGTCGACAGCACGCTGCAGGGCTTCGAGCACTTGTTCAATGCCGGCGGCGGAGTGGGTTCCGGGACCTAA
- a CDS encoding enoyl-CoA hydratase-related protein, which translates to MAPIYECFAVSVDNGVAHLQLNRPDKANSLTRAFWSELPAAVDQLSRSGTVRALVISAQGKVFCGGLDLQMFSAAKEFHASNPQEREVLQVNLERMQGALNALEQARFPVIAAVQGACIGGGFDLIAACDLCFATEAAKFRIEETNIGMMADLGILQRLPRLIPAGVARYLALTGDTLDAAEAHRLGLLAKVFAAPEALLEGAFAAARRIAERPPVAINGIKRSMLYSRDHGVYESLQHAVLLQSAILSGQDILRAVGARASGTPAQFDDLHALQDRF; encoded by the coding sequence ATGGCCCCAATCTATGAGTGTTTCGCCGTCAGCGTCGACAACGGCGTCGCCCACCTGCAGCTCAATCGCCCCGACAAGGCCAACAGCCTGACGCGCGCCTTCTGGAGCGAACTGCCCGCCGCCGTCGACCAGTTGAGCCGCTCGGGCACGGTACGGGCGCTGGTCATCTCCGCCCAAGGCAAGGTGTTCTGCGGCGGTCTGGACCTGCAGATGTTCTCCGCTGCCAAGGAATTCCACGCCAGCAACCCGCAGGAGCGCGAGGTGCTGCAGGTCAACCTGGAACGCATGCAGGGCGCGCTCAATGCCCTGGAGCAGGCGCGCTTCCCGGTGATCGCTGCCGTCCAGGGCGCCTGTATCGGTGGCGGCTTCGACCTGATCGCCGCCTGCGACCTGTGCTTCGCCACCGAGGCGGCGAAGTTCCGCATCGAGGAAACCAACATCGGCATGATGGCCGACCTCGGCATCCTGCAGCGCCTGCCCCGGCTCATCCCGGCCGGCGTGGCCCGCTACCTGGCGCTGACCGGAGACACCCTCGACGCCGCCGAAGCCCACCGCCTGGGGCTGCTGGCCAAGGTCTTCGCCGCCCCGGAAGCCCTGCTCGAAGGCGCCTTCGCCGCCGCCCGCCGCATCGCCGAACGCCCGCCGGTGGCCATCAACGGCATCAAGCGCTCGATGCTCTACAGCCGCGACCACGGCGTCTACGAATCCCTCCAGCACGCGGTGCTGCTGCAGAGCGCCATCCTCAGCGGCCAGGACATCCTCCGCGCCGTCGGCGCACGAGCCAGCGGCACCCCGGCGCAGTTCGACGACCTGCATGCATTGCAGGACCGCTTCTAA
- a CDS encoding phytoene desaturase family protein: MNQYDAVVIGAGNAGLTAATALQRGGARTLLLERHNIPGGCATSFVRGNFEFEVALHQLSGLGTEDKPFVMRKFFDKLGVLDKVEFIQEHALYRLAVPDELDVTLPASWSGIRRLLQGMYPAESEAIERFMLVCEKVTLESFMTLPQASRANSEAMLESLCPYYVKYGFRPAREVLDEFFTDAKLKNILATYWLYLGVPPTMLPFADLATMLYAYAVFKPWHIKGGSQAMSSALVESFLEAGGEVRFNCGVERIHTQGGRICGVSLEGGERVACKAVVSNASPLITFNELLDLERPPLKVQQDFKSRRMGTSAFVIYLGLDCTPGELGVTTASSFIYETLDEEQIHARMGSLEPPLGGMLTCYNLEDPSAAPAGKSQVVLVCLQYGEVWKAVPPERYAQTKYAFAEKLIAVIEKVYPKVRQYIEEVEVATPLTMMRYLNTPGGAIYGFQQSAQDSALLRERLDAVPGLYMAGSWTSMGGFQPTYMAGESTARAVLKQLKTTEVEHV; encoded by the coding sequence ATGAACCAATACGACGCCGTGGTGATCGGCGCCGGCAACGCCGGGCTGACCGCTGCAACCGCGCTGCAGCGCGGTGGTGCCCGCACCCTGCTGCTGGAGCGCCACAACATTCCCGGGGGGTGCGCCACCTCCTTCGTGCGCGGTAACTTCGAGTTCGAGGTGGCGCTGCACCAGCTCAGCGGCCTGGGCACCGAGGACAAGCCCTTCGTGATGCGCAAGTTCTTCGACAAGCTCGGCGTGCTGGACAAGGTCGAGTTCATCCAGGAGCACGCTCTGTACCGCCTGGCCGTGCCCGACGAACTGGACGTCACCCTGCCGGCCAGCTGGTCGGGCATCCGCCGCCTGCTGCAGGGCATGTACCCGGCGGAGAGCGAGGCCATCGAGCGCTTCATGCTGGTCTGCGAGAAGGTCACCCTGGAAAGCTTCATGACCCTGCCCCAGGCCAGCCGCGCCAACAGCGAGGCCATGCTCGAATCGCTCTGCCCCTACTACGTGAAGTACGGCTTCCGCCCCGCGCGGGAGGTGCTGGACGAGTTCTTCACCGACGCCAAGCTGAAGAACATCCTCGCCACCTACTGGCTCTACCTGGGCGTGCCGCCGACCATGCTGCCCTTCGCCGACCTGGCGACCATGCTTTACGCCTACGCGGTGTTCAAACCCTGGCACATCAAGGGCGGCTCCCAGGCCATGTCCAGCGCCCTGGTGGAATCCTTCCTCGAAGCCGGTGGCGAGGTGCGCTTCAACTGCGGCGTGGAGCGCATCCACACCCAGGGCGGGCGCATCTGCGGGGTAAGCCTGGAAGGCGGCGAACGGGTCGCCTGCAAGGCGGTGGTGTCCAACGCCAGCCCGCTGATCACCTTCAACGAACTGCTCGACCTCGAACGCCCGCCGCTGAAGGTCCAGCAGGACTTCAAATCCCGGCGCATGGGCACCTCGGCCTTCGTCATCTACCTCGGGCTGGATTGCACCCCCGGGGAACTCGGCGTCACCACCGCCTCCAGCTTCATCTACGAAACCCTCGACGAGGAGCAGATCCACGCGCGCATGGGCAGCCTGGAGCCACCGCTCGGCGGCATGCTCACCTGCTACAACCTCGAAGACCCCAGCGCCGCGCCGGCGGGCAAGAGCCAGGTGGTGCTGGTCTGCCTGCAATACGGCGAGGTGTGGAAGGCCGTGCCACCCGAGCGCTACGCGCAGACCAAGTACGCATTCGCCGAGAAGCTCATCGCGGTGATCGAGAAGGTCTACCCCAAGGTGCGCCAGTACATCGAAGAGGTGGAAGTGGCCACGCCGCTGACCATGATGCGCTACCTCAACACCCCCGGCGGTGCCATCTACGGCTTCCAGCAAAGCGCCCAGGACTCGGCCCTGCTGCGCGAACGCCTGGATGCCGTGCCCGGGCTCTACATGGCGGGTTCCTGGACCTCCATGGGCGGCTTCCAGCCCACCTACATGGCGGGCGAATCCACGGCCAGGGCCGTGCTCAAGCAGTTGAAGACCACGGAGGTGGAGCATGTCTGA
- a CDS encoding FAD-binding oxidoreductase — MSDRNPMNRIAGYAEALAAKQALEQSGSDFEEVRGEVGSTVVQLHPKRLSLEVVEIIDDTPSTKTLRLKASDRKPLPPFQAGQYINLFVEIDGVLTARPYAMSSSPGERGHYDLTVKRAKGGFVSNYLLDHVSLGQHLTSSGPMGTFHHNPLFHGDDLVFLAGGSGVAPARSILLDLLGRDLPQRFHLVYVNSHVDDVIFEHQLRELAAHHENVRLTEVISRPPAGYQGLDGRLTRELLQAQLGAVDGKMFYICGPTPFNESCVALLTELGVPRRRIRVEANGAPKSPDQQPGWPAGVALEDEVQVTVRGRGSFRSQVGEPLLNALERNGYFAENACRSGECSLCRVKLLSGPVFNPQEAHLRKSDRDFGWIYSCVAFPTGDIEVLL; from the coding sequence ATGTCTGACCGCAACCCGATGAACCGCATCGCCGGCTACGCCGAAGCCCTCGCCGCCAAGCAGGCCCTGGAACAGAGCGGCAGCGATTTCGAGGAGGTGCGCGGCGAAGTGGGCAGCACCGTGGTGCAACTGCACCCCAAGCGCCTGTCGCTGGAGGTGGTCGAGATCATCGACGACACGCCCAGCACCAAGACCCTGCGGCTGAAGGCGAGCGACCGCAAGCCGCTGCCGCCCTTCCAGGCGGGCCAGTACATCAACCTCTTCGTCGAGATCGACGGCGTACTCACTGCCCGCCCCTACGCCATGTCCTCCTCGCCCGGCGAGCGTGGCCACTATGACCTCACGGTGAAGCGCGCCAAGGGGGGCTTCGTCTCCAACTACCTGCTCGACCACGTGAGCCTGGGGCAGCACCTGACCAGCTCCGGGCCCATGGGCACCTTCCACCACAACCCGCTGTTCCATGGCGACGACCTGGTGTTCCTCGCCGGCGGCTCGGGCGTGGCCCCGGCGCGCAGCATCCTGCTGGACCTGCTCGGGCGCGACCTGCCGCAGCGCTTCCACCTGGTCTACGTGAACAGCCATGTGGACGACGTGATCTTCGAACACCAGCTGCGCGAGCTGGCCGCGCACCATGAAAACGTCCGACTCACCGAAGTGATCTCGCGGCCGCCCGCTGGCTATCAGGGGCTCGACGGCCGCCTGACCCGCGAGCTGCTGCAGGCGCAACTGGGCGCTGTCGACGGCAAGATGTTCTACATCTGCGGCCCCACCCCCTTCAACGAAAGCTGCGTCGCGCTGCTCACCGAGCTGGGCGTGCCCCGCCGGCGCATCCGCGTCGAGGCCAACGGCGCGCCCAAGTCCCCGGACCAGCAACCGGGCTGGCCCGCAGGCGTGGCGCTGGAGGACGAGGTGCAGGTCACCGTGCGCGGCCGTGGCAGCTTCCGCAGCCAGGTCGGCGAGCCCCTGCTCAATGCACTGGAACGTAACGGCTACTTCGCCGAGAACGCCTGCCGCTCCGGCGAATGCAGCCTGTGCCGGGTCAAGCTGCTCTCCGGCCCGGTGTTCAACCCCCAGGAAGCGCACCTGCGCAAATCCGACCGTGACTTCGGCTGGATCTATTCCTGCGTGGCCTTCCCCACCGGCGATATCGAAGTCCTGCTCTAG
- a CDS encoding AMP-binding protein, protein MTTARRWEQHYPPQLRGYRLGAEALSGNLADCARDGAERHGDAPAFTQVMPNGLHADLSFAEVHALSSAFAAYLVHACGLQPGEVVALQLPNCLHYPVAVLGSWKAGLVVTNVNPLYTERELDAQLTDSGARLLVACDLFAKRAQQVVARHGIALVLASLSDFFPEPVASAIQQKLEEQAGGDLTPEVGFQRFTQALAIGRQAAPLEPRHHDVALYQYTGGTTGRSKGAVLTHANLKAVLRMAEDYLKGFDAEIEPGEAIVTLPPLYHIFAFNFNFLLFFGRGARNLLVPSPRPLSNAQPAFERFPVRWMTGVDTLYAGLLAEPWFQARPPALKLAVSGGTSLRPVTGERWRAAVGQILEGYGLTESSCFVAFNPPGPKERPGTVGLPLPGSDVRIADAEGHELAPSTPGELLVRGPHIIERYLNRPEESHEAFVDGWFRTGDIAVMDEDGYLRIVDRKKDMVLVSGFNVYPNEVEAVIAEHPDVSEVAVIGVPDDTTGEALCAFVALHRPGLDGEAIIRHCRERLTAYKVPKRIEFREQLPKSPIGKILRAQLRT, encoded by the coding sequence ATGACCACTGCACGCCGCTGGGAACAGCACTATCCACCGCAGCTGCGGGGCTACCGGCTCGGCGCCGAGGCACTGTCCGGCAACCTCGCCGATTGCGCCCGTGACGGCGCCGAGCGTCATGGCGACGCACCGGCCTTCACCCAGGTGATGCCCAACGGGCTGCATGCCGACCTCTCCTTCGCAGAGGTCCACGCGCTGTCCAGTGCCTTCGCCGCCTACCTGGTGCACGCGTGCGGTTTGCAGCCGGGCGAGGTGGTGGCCCTGCAACTGCCCAACTGCCTGCACTACCCCGTCGCGGTCCTCGGCTCCTGGAAGGCCGGCCTGGTGGTCACCAACGTCAACCCGCTGTACACCGAGCGCGAGTTGGATGCGCAGCTGACCGACAGCGGCGCCAGGCTGCTGGTGGCCTGCGACCTGTTTGCCAAGCGTGCCCAGCAGGTGGTCGCCCGGCACGGCATCGCCCTGGTGCTCGCCAGCCTCAGCGACTTCTTCCCCGAGCCGGTGGCCAGCGCCATCCAGCAGAAGCTCGAAGAACAGGCCGGCGGCGACCTCACGCCCGAGGTGGGCTTCCAGCGCTTCACCCAGGCCCTGGCCATCGGCCGGCAGGCGGCGCCGCTGGAGCCGCGTCACCACGACGTCGCCCTCTACCAGTACACCGGCGGCACCACGGGCCGCAGCAAGGGTGCGGTGCTCACCCACGCCAACCTCAAGGCGGTGCTGCGCATGGCCGAGGACTACCTCAAGGGCTTCGACGCCGAGATCGAGCCGGGCGAGGCCATCGTCACCCTGCCGCCGCTCTATCACATCTTCGCCTTCAACTTTAATTTCCTGCTGTTCTTCGGCCGTGGCGCACGCAACCTGCTGGTGCCCAGCCCACGGCCGCTGAGCAATGCCCAGCCGGCCTTCGAGCGCTTCCCGGTGCGCTGGATGACGGGAGTGGACACCCTCTACGCCGGCCTGCTGGCCGAGCCCTGGTTCCAGGCCAGGCCACCCGCGCTCAAGCTCGCCGTTTCCGGCGGCACCTCCCTGCGCCCGGTCACCGGCGAGCGCTGGCGTGCCGCCGTGGGGCAGATACTCGAAGGCTACGGCCTCACCGAAAGCAGCTGCTTCGTGGCCTTCAACCCGCCCGGCCCGAAAGAGCGCCCCGGCACCGTCGGCCTGCCCCTGCCGGGCAGCGACGTGCGCATAGCCGACGCCGAGGGCCACGAGCTGGCACCCAGCACCCCCGGCGAACTGCTGGTGCGCGGGCCGCACATCATCGAGCGCTACCTCAACCGCCCGGAGGAGAGCCATGAGGCCTTCGTCGACGGCTGGTTCCGCACCGGCGACATCGCGGTGATGGACGAGGACGGCTACCTCCGCATCGTCGACCGCAAGAAGGACATGGTCCTGGTCAGCGGCTTCAACGTGTACCCCAACGAAGTGGAAGCGGTGATCGCCGAACACCCGGACGTCAGCGAAGTGGCGGTGATCGGTGTGCCCGACGACACCACCGGCGAAGCCCTCTGCGCCTTCGTCGCCCTGCATAGACCGGGGCTCGACGGCGAGGCGATCATCCGTCACTGTCGCGAGCGGCTCACCGCCTACAAGGTGCCCAAGCGCATCGAATTCCGCGAACAGCTGCCCAAGTCGCCCATCGGCAAGATCCTCCGGGCACAGCTGCGCACCTGA
- a CDS encoding YheT family hydrolase gives MSTWLTALLPLAATGLGFHYLRTAARKPQLIYQRNPDNDALIQQVPRLTRRFWATPWLFNGHLQLLGLGLKKVFSPALRYDRVDTLLMADGGTTALHWLGADLPPEVPTLVVLHTITGSPHSMRGFVRDLQRLTGWRVVFCQRRGHGDLSLTSPRFNTMGDTADLREQLRQISERYPHSALYAAGISAGTGLLVRYLGEQGDDTPLQGAFAYCPGYDIRVAFARSRAPYTRLMARKLVRQFVTPNRQALAHLPSLAALEGAQSLDEFHRHLYECAGYPSQQAFLDNCNPITVMDRITVPLLVLNAEDDPVCVLGNVRDHQQAMARMPRTLLAVTTRGSHCAYLAGLTARSWAHHLAADFLRALHGQASR, from the coding sequence ATGTCGACCTGGTTAACCGCCCTGCTTCCGCTCGCCGCCACCGGCCTGGGCTTCCATTACCTGCGCACGGCAGCGCGCAAGCCGCAGCTGATCTACCAGCGCAACCCCGACAACGACGCCCTCATCCAGCAGGTGCCGCGCCTCACCCGGCGCTTCTGGGCCACGCCCTGGCTGTTCAACGGTCACCTGCAACTGCTCGGCCTGGGCCTGAAGAAGGTCTTCTCCCCCGCCCTGCGCTACGACCGCGTCGACACCCTGCTCATGGCCGACGGCGGCACCACCGCCCTGCACTGGCTCGGCGCCGACCTGCCGCCGGAGGTGCCCACACTGGTGGTGCTGCACACCATCACCGGCTCGCCCCACAGCATGCGCGGCTTCGTCCGCGACCTGCAGCGGCTCACCGGCTGGCGCGTGGTGTTCTGCCAGCGCCGTGGCCACGGCGACCTGTCGCTGACCAGCCCGCGCTTCAACACCATGGGCGACACCGCCGACCTCCGCGAGCAGCTGCGCCAGATCAGCGAGCGCTACCCGCACTCCGCGCTCTACGCGGCGGGCATCTCCGCCGGCACCGGGCTGCTGGTGCGCTACCTCGGTGAACAGGGCGATGACACGCCGCTACAGGGCGCCTTCGCCTACTGCCCGGGCTACGACATACGCGTGGCCTTCGCCCGCTCCCGCGCGCCCTACACCCGGCTGATGGCGCGCAAGCTGGTGCGCCAGTTCGTCACCCCCAACCGCCAGGCGCTGGCCCACCTGCCCAGCCTCGCCGCCCTGGAAGGCGCGCAGAGCCTGGACGAGTTCCACCGGCACCTCTACGAATGCGCGGGCTACCCCAGCCAGCAGGCCTTTCTCGATAACTGCAACCCGATCACGGTGATGGACCGCATCACCGTGCCGCTGCTGGTGCTCAACGCCGAGGACGACCCCGTCTGTGTGCTTGGCAACGTGCGCGACCACCAGCAGGCCATGGCGCGCATGCCCCGCACGCTGCTCGCCGTCACCACGCGCGGCAGCCACTGCGCCTACCTGGCCGGCCTCACCGCGCGCTCCTGGGCCCACCACCTGGCGGCCGACTTCCTCCGTGCGCTGCACGGGCAGGCCAGCCGCTAG
- a CDS encoding ABC transporter substrate-binding protein gives MIAVRVMLEYFHPWPNSAGFYVARERGWYRDAGLDVQLQVPDPYRGDTLEHLLQGAADLGVFPSNRLLVRRALGQPLLGVAAINHAGLESIQTLTDFGIQRPRDLAGKRLALNPTPRGLAMVRHLVAADGGDPDAVIIVDSQVRELRPEQLAAGIADASFGGYWAWEALMGSPIPAERRVVWPVDAIGAPRYHSYLLGGRQDWFEHNPDSARAFLAATERGFRAVAADPQSALPAYEAAIPYFPTELLSQSLERIAPTWLHAGHWGQQREELLAPYAHWLHSHGVLADADAWRGATSNRYLTEQRP, from the coding sequence ATGATCGCTGTACGGGTGATGCTGGAATATTTTCATCCCTGGCCGAATTCGGCGGGTTTCTATGTGGCACGGGAACGTGGCTGGTACCGCGACGCCGGGCTCGATGTGCAGTTGCAGGTACCGGACCCCTATCGCGGCGACACCCTCGAACACCTGCTGCAAGGCGCCGCCGATCTCGGCGTGTTCCCCAGCAACCGCCTGCTGGTGCGCCGCGCACTCGGCCAGCCGCTGCTGGGCGTGGCGGCCATCAACCATGCCGGCCTGGAATCCATCCAGACCCTGACCGACTTCGGCATCCAGCGCCCCCGCGACCTGGCCGGCAAGCGCCTGGCGCTCAACCCCACCCCGCGCGGCCTGGCCATGGTGCGCCACCTGGTGGCCGCCGACGGTGGCGACCCGGACGCGGTGATCATCGTCGACAGCCAGGTGCGCGAACTGCGCCCCGAGCAGCTGGCCGCCGGTATCGCCGACGCCAGCTTCGGCGGCTACTGGGCCTGGGAAGCGCTGATGGGCAGCCCCATCCCCGCCGAGCGCCGCGTGGTCTGGCCGGTGGACGCGATCGGCGCGCCGCGCTACCACAGCTACCTGCTCGGCGGCCGCCAGGACTGGTTCGAGCACAACCCCGACAGCGCCCGCGCCTTCCTCGCCGCCACCGAGCGCGGCTTCCGTGCCGTGGCGGCCGACCCGCAAAGCGCCCTGCCCGCCTACGAGGCGGCCATCCCCTACTTCCCCACCGAGCTGCTCAGCCAGTCCCTGGAGCGCATCGCCCCCACCTGGTTGCACGCCGGCCATTGGGGCCAGCAGCGGGAGGAACTGCTCGCCCCTTACGCCCACTGGCTGCACAGCCACGGTGTGCTCGCCGACGCGGACGCCTGGCGCGGCGCCACCAGCAACCGGTACCTGACGGAGCAACGGCCGTGA
- a CDS encoding phosphotransferase enzyme family protein, with protein sequence MTQPIRIAHGMGAQPVEADWPALQQRDVEQVLQRFPQLGAVQQLGWHSPRPFSAAAQVHTDHGEVFVKRHHRRVREPAWLEEEHRFVRHLQDRGAPVTPALRDRDGHSALALGEWTYEVLPRAAGDDLYREALSWTPFLDRHHAHSAGAALARLHCAAEGFDAAPRQAPVLVANLRLFSQPDPLRAIEQALPGQPALARYLAGHDWHYALKELHLPYHRQLLPLLAAQPALWTHNDWHASNLLWRGQGGSAEVESVLDFGLSDRTFALFDLATALERNCIPWLELDDGGRATADLDAVDALLAGYASQRPLGRHDLLTLKALLPLVHADFALNEVDYFEGIVGSRASADIAYHAFLIGHARWFGDSEGARLLDHLARLARTHNN encoded by the coding sequence GTGACCCAGCCGATACGCATCGCCCACGGCATGGGCGCGCAGCCGGTGGAGGCCGACTGGCCGGCCCTGCAGCAACGGGATGTGGAGCAGGTGCTGCAACGCTTCCCGCAGCTGGGCGCCGTGCAGCAGCTCGGCTGGCACAGCCCCCGGCCCTTCTCGGCCGCCGCCCAGGTGCACACCGATCACGGCGAGGTGTTCGTCAAGCGCCACCACCGCCGCGTGCGCGAACCGGCCTGGCTGGAGGAGGAACACCGCTTCGTCCGCCACCTGCAGGACCGCGGCGCACCGGTCACCCCCGCCCTGCGTGACCGCGACGGGCACAGCGCGCTGGCCCTGGGCGAGTGGACCTACGAAGTGCTGCCCCGCGCCGCCGGTGACGACCTCTACCGCGAGGCCCTGTCCTGGACGCCCTTCCTCGACCGCCACCACGCCCATTCGGCGGGCGCCGCCCTGGCCCGGCTGCACTGTGCCGCAGAAGGCTTCGACGCCGCCCCCCGGCAGGCGCCGGTGCTGGTGGCCAACCTGCGCTTGTTCAGCCAGCCCGACCCGCTGCGGGCCATCGAGCAGGCCCTGCCCGGGCAACCGGCCCTGGCCCGCTACCTGGCCGGGCACGACTGGCACTACGCGCTGAAAGAACTGCACCTGCCCTACCACCGCCAACTGCTGCCGCTGCTGGCCGCACAACCGGCGCTCTGGACCCACAACGACTGGCACGCCTCCAACCTGCTGTGGCGCGGGCAAGGTGGCTCGGCGGAGGTTGAGAGCGTCCTTGATTTCGGCCTGAGCGACCGGACCTTCGCCCTGTTCGACCTGGCAACGGCATTGGAACGCAATTGCATTCCCTGGCTGGAACTGGATGATGGCGGCCGCGCAACGGCCGATCTCGATGCGGTCGACGCACTGCTGGCGGGCTACGCCAGCCAGCGCCCCCTCGGCCGCCACGACCTGCTCACGCTCAAGGCCCTGCTGCCCCTGGTGCACGCCGACTTCGCCCTCAACGAAGTCGACTACTTCGAGGGCATCGTCGGCTCGCGGGCCAGCGCCGACATCGCCTACCACGCGTTCCTGATCGGCCACGCCCGCTGGTTCGGCGACAGCGAGGGCGCCCGCCTGCTCGACCACCTCGCGCGGCTCGCCCGCACCCATAACAACTAG
- a CDS encoding sulfurtransferase — MPPLHAATLVSPQALHQALQAPGLLLLDASVELAAAQFDGDYRVASGHAAWQAEHIPGARHADLLHDLADPEAGFSFALPTPSALQVPLARLGLGAAREIVLYDRHDGFWAARLGWMLRSLGIAARVLDGGLKAWRHDGLPLASGDQPAAVDTAPLAPLQARAGFWANRQEVLAVVEGRAPGTLVCALSAGLFDGSAVTRYARRGRIPGSLNSPARSLFDEQGRYLPPAELAQALGAPLLDGGQPLILYCGGGISAAATALALTLLGRQQVSIYDGSLQEWAADPALPMSTGAAPA, encoded by the coding sequence ATGCCCCCGCTTCACGCTGCCACCCTCGTCTCGCCCCAGGCCCTGCACCAGGCCCTGCAGGCGCCCGGCCTGCTGCTGCTCGATGCCAGCGTGGAACTGGCCGCCGCGCAGTTCGACGGCGACTACCGGGTGGCCAGCGGGCACGCGGCCTGGCAGGCCGAACACATCCCCGGCGCCCGCCACGCCGATCTGCTGCATGACCTGGCGGACCCGGAGGCGGGCTTCAGCTTCGCCCTGCCAACGCCCTCGGCCTTGCAGGTGCCCCTGGCACGCCTGGGCCTCGGCGCCGCCCGGGAGATCGTGCTCTACGACCGCCACGACGGCTTCTGGGCCGCGCGCCTGGGGTGGATGCTGCGCAGCCTCGGCATCGCCGCCCGTGTGCTGGATGGTGGCCTCAAGGCCTGGCGGCACGACGGCCTGCCCCTCGCCTCGGGTGACCAACCCGCTGCTGTCGACACCGCGCCCCTGGCACCGCTGCAGGCCCGGGCGGGCTTCTGGGCCAACCGCCAGGAGGTGCTCGCCGTGGTCGAGGGCCGCGCCCCCGGCACCCTGGTCTGCGCCCTCTCCGCCGGCCTGTTCGACGGCAGCGCGGTGACCCGCTACGCCCGTCGCGGGCGCATTCCGGGCAGCCTCAACAGCCCGGCCCGCAGCCTCTTCGACGAACAGGGCCGCTACCTGCCGCCCGCTGAACTGGCCCAGGCGCTGGGCGCCCCGCTGCTCGATGGCGGGCAGCCGCTGATTCTTTATTGCGGCGGCGGTATTTCCGCCGCTGCCACCGCCCTGGCGCTGACCCTGCTGGGCCGCCAACAGGTCTCGATCTACGACGGCTCGCTGCAGGAATGGGCGGCCGATCCAGCCTTGCCAATGTCCACCGGAGCAGCTCCGGCCTGA